The sequence ACCGGACCTACACCATCACCACCTGGGACGGTCCCGGGGTGGCCAATGCCCGTGCCGGCCAGCTGGCCGCCTTCATCGTCGAGGATTTTGCCCGGCTCGACCCTGACCAGTACGGGCTCGTGGCGAGCCGCTGGCTGCGGGAAGCCGGGTGGCGCTTCCACGGGGAAGAGCTGGTCGGTGAGCCGGCCGAGACGCCATGACCGTCCGGTCTCCGGCCAGCGCCCTGCTCCGGCGCATCCCGCTGACCCCCAAGATGCTTGCGCTCACCTTTCTGGTTGGCCTCGTCATCTGGGGCGTCCTGGACACCTTCCAGATGCGGCGGATCCGCGAGATCTCCGATCGGCAGCTGGCGGAGCTCATCGGTGACCAGGCACGGGAGGACCGGATCCGGTTCGACAGGTACATGATATCCCACGCGGAGATGGCGGAGCTGTGCGTCTCCCGGCAGGCGTTTAGCGATTACCTCATCGATGCGGCCGGCTTCCGTTCCCACCGGCAGCAGGTGCTGGTCCATGAGGAGGTCCCGTCCTGGCTGCCGGACAACGCGGTCATGCGGCATTTCACGGTCATCCGCACCGCTCTGCTGCTGGATGCAGGCGGCACGGTGCGGGAGATCTACCAGGCCCGCTCCGAGTCGCTGCCCCGGGAGCTGCTCCCGCCAAGTGGCCGGCTCCTCCAGCTCAGTCAGGGGCAAAGCTTTCTCACCACCCTCGACGGCGTCCCCTATCTGCTGGCCGGGCAGGGGTATCAGCCCCCGGATGGCAGCAGCCCGGTCACGCTCCTTTTGGCCACCCCCCTGGACGAAGGCTTTCTTCTGGCCTCGCAACAAGGCACCAGCGCCCACACCGTGGCCCTGCTGGACCCGGAGCGGAATGTGGTCGTCGCCAGCAACGCGCCGGATGACATCCCGGCCGGCACCTTGCTGGCGGATCTCAAAGGCGACTATGTGCTCACCTCCCGCCACCATTTCGACTGGGGCGGCTCCGACCTGGCTCTCCAGTTTGCTTCCCTCATCTCGCGCAACGAGCTGGCCACCATGAGCCAGTCCATGCGGGAGGCGGAGCGCCTGCTGCGGGGAAGCATGGCCTGCGCCCTCATCCTCGCCTTTTCCGGCATCATGCTCTGGATGACCCGGGAGATCCAGCGGCTCACCGGGCGGATCGCCCACGTCTCGCAGGAGCTCTTGGGCGCCGCCCTGCCGGAGGAGGTCTCCGGTGGCGACCAGCTCCATATCCTGGAGCGCCGCTTCGACCTCTTCTTCCAGGAGATCATTGCTTCCCGCCAGCGGCTGCAGCGGCAGGCGGCGGAGCTGCTGCAGGAGAAGACCGTCTACCTGGACACCCTGCTCCATTCCCCGGCCATGGCGGTGGTGGCCACCGACACCGGGCTCCGAATCAAGTACTTCAATTCCATGGCCGAGCAGCTCTTTGGCGGCCAGGCCCGGGAGGCC comes from Thermodesulfobacteriota bacterium and encodes:
- a CDS encoding ATP-binding protein encodes the protein MTVRSPASALLRRIPLTPKMLALTFLVGLVIWGVLDTFQMRRIREISDRQLAELIGDQAREDRIRFDRYMISHAEMAELCVSRQAFSDYLIDAAGFRSHRQQVLVHEEVPSWLPDNAVMRHFTVIRTALLLDAGGTVREIYQARSESLPRELLPPSGRLLQLSQGQSFLTTLDGVPYLLAGQGYQPPDGSSPVTLLLATPLDEGFLLASQQGTSAHTVALLDPERNVVVASNAPDDIPAGTLLADLKGDYVLTSRHHFDWGGSDLALQFASLISRNELATMSQSMREAERLLRGSMACALILAFSGIMLWMTREIQRLTGRIAHVSQELLGAALPEEVSGGDQLHILERRFDLFFQEIIASRQRLQRQAAELLQEKTVYLDTLLHSPAMAVVATDTGLRIKYFNSMAEQLFGGQAREAIGRAIPQAAPGPLAEVFAGAATLAAGEERLHTAAVRAGGQERILELRLTTVSDASGLNSGYLLLAQDVTARVQAERQIRDLNLELEERVRQRTQELEAANSELRDFAYVVSHDLKAPLRAINQLASWIATDYARVLGDHGREQLGLLVSRVRRMHALIDGILQYSRVGRVREERQPVDTAQVVREAIEVVHPPPGITIIANDPLPVVPGEPTRIAQVFQNLLSNAVRHMGRPEGEVRVSAASLEDAWEFAVRDNGPGIDPRYHDKIFQIFQTLASRDEQESTGVGLAIAKKIVELHGGTIRVESEAGQGAAFLFTLPKSAPAH